One Spiroplasma endosymbiont of Dioctria linearis DNA segment encodes these proteins:
- the nrdI gene encoding class Ib ribonucleoside-diphosphate reductase assembly flavoprotein NrdI, whose translation MHDDVIKISNKDIKKPKGKVFVVYFSSVSNNTHRFMEKLDVNDARIPYEIDDQLIVQKEYVLITPTYAGGGGDTKGAVPAQVIRFLNNENNRNLCRGVIASGNTNFGDTFAIAGPIISKKLNVPLLYQFELLGTAQDVETIRKILEDFWEE comes from the coding sequence ATGCATGACGATGTTATTAAAATATCAAATAAAGATATTAAAAAACCAAAGGGAAAAGTATTTGTTGTATACTTTTCTTCAGTGTCTAATAACACCCATAGATTTATGGAAAAACTAGATGTAAATGATGCAAGAATTCCTTATGAAATAGATGATCAACTAATTGTTCAAAAGGAATATGTTTTAATAACTCCAACTTATGCTGGAGGTGGCGGAGATACAAAAGGGGCTGTACCAGCTCAAGTTATAAGATTTCTAAATAATGAAAATAACAGAAATTTATGTAGAGGAGTAATAGCTTCTGGAAATACTAATTTTGGTGATACATTTGCAATTGCAGGACCGATAATTTCTAAAAAGTTAAATGTTCCCTTACTATATCAATTTGAGCTTTTAGGAACTGCACAAGATGTTGAAACAATAAGAAAAATCTTGGAAGATTTTTGAGAGGAATAA
- the nrdF gene encoding class 1b ribonucleoside-diphosphate reductase subunit beta, which yields MAKKKNQYYYDSLSPIEFAMNKFNGRMRSVNWNVMNDDKDLEVWNRATQNFWLPEKVPVSNDLVSWKTLTPEWQELVTRTFTGLTLLDTIQATVGDVAQVPNSLTDHEQVIYTNFAFMVAVHARSYGTIFSTLCSSDQIEEAHEWVINSDSLQERAKALIPYYTGNDPLKSKVAAALMPGFLLYGGFYLPFYLSARGKLPNTSDIIRLILRDKVIHNYYSGYKYQRKVEKLSPAKQAEMKKFVFDLLYELIELENKFLYELYDGFGIAEDAVRFSLYNAGKFLQNLGYESPFTEEETRIEPEIFTQLSARADENHDFFSGNGSSYVMGVTEETSDEDWEF from the coding sequence ATGGCAAAGAAAAAGAATCAATATTATTATGACTCACTTTCTCCAATTGAATTTGCTATGAATAAATTCAATGGAAGAATGAGATCGGTAAATTGAAATGTAATGAATGATGATAAGGATTTAGAAGTTTGAAATAGAGCTACACAAAATTTTTGATTACCTGAAAAAGTTCCAGTTTCAAATGACTTAGTTTCATGAAAAACACTAACTCCAGAATGACAAGAGCTAGTAACAAGAACTTTTACTGGACTTACTTTATTGGATACTATTCAAGCAACTGTTGGAGATGTTGCACAAGTGCCAAATTCATTAACAGATCATGAGCAAGTTATTTATACTAACTTTGCGTTTATGGTGGCTGTTCATGCAAGATCTTATGGAACAATTTTTTCAACATTATGTTCAAGTGACCAAATTGAGGAAGCACATGAATGAGTAATTAATTCTGATAGTTTACAAGAAAGAGCAAAAGCATTAATACCATATTACACAGGAAATGATCCATTAAAGTCAAAAGTTGCAGCCGCACTTATGCCAGGGTTTTTACTTTATGGAGGATTTTACTTACCCTTTTATTTATCAGCAAGAGGAAAATTACCAAATACTTCAGACATTATAAGATTAATTTTGAGAGATAAGGTTATTCATAATTATTACAGTGGATACAAATATCAAAGAAAAGTTGAAAAATTATCTCCTGCAAAACAAGCAGAGATGAAAAAATTTGTATTTGACTTACTATATGAATTAATAGAGTTAGAGAATAAATTTTTATATGAACTATATGATGGGTTTGGTATTGCAGAAGATGCTGTAAGATTTAGTTTATATAATGCAGGTAAGTTTTTACAAAACTTGGGTTATGAATCTCCATTTACAGAAGAAGAAACTAGAATTGAACCAGAAATATTTACCCAATTATCAGCAAGAGCTGATGAAAATCATGACTTTTTCTCAGGTAATGGGTCATCTTATGTTATGGGTGTAACCGAAGAAACATCTGATGAGGATTGAGAATTTTAA
- a CDS encoding HPr family phosphocarrier protein: MTSFTAKVIDPVGLHARPASVLTKEASKYASEIKIKCGDKEGNLKSIMNVMALAVKTGAEITIEANGQDENEAIEAIEKAMKDNSII; encoded by the coding sequence ATGACTTCATTTACAGCTAAAGTAATTGATCCAGTTGGATTACATGCAAGACCTGCATCAGTTTTAACGAAAGAAGCTTCAAAATACGCATCAGAAATTAAAATAAAATGTGGAGATAAAGAAGGTAATTTAAAATCAATTATGAATGTTATGGCATTAGCAGTTAAAACTGGTGCTGAAATTACAATTGAAGCAAATGGCCAAGACGAAAACGAAGCTATTGAGGCAATTGAGAAAGCAATGAAAGATAACTCAATTATCTAG
- a CDS encoding ATP-dependent helicase has translation MIKELLKELNDEQLDSVITTDVPVRIIAGAGSGKTRVITTKIAYLIEKEGIYPSKILAVTFTNKAAQEMKDRVSKIIPNLDRSPLITTFHSFCVRVLREDCEDIGISKDFTIIDASDQAKIIRDIIKKLDISTEKNRPERKILSKISNWKSKQIDWNEAYEETFNFEEKKWAKAYRDYQQYLYEKNYLDFDDLILKVHKLFNDNINIIEKWRNRFDYIMVDEFQDTNYIQFDLVKWLTGKKNNLTVVGDPDQTIYSWRGAKVNIILNFRNEFSNSRTIILNENYRSTKPILDIANNFIDNNKNREKKDIFTQKKEGEIVQVKEVASRNFEAKFVSKKIKELVQENNYKYSDIFVLYRTNAWSQEFEKEFQNQKIPFQLIGGFKFRDRKVIKDVTALLRAVVFKDDLSMERVFTFTPKVGAVTASKLKVASEQLNLNLFDLLTTKSQEVNQISKNLNDLIECLKNARKIFEENKSILKLTETLIKESGYRDRLDLKDKEDIEALQNLEAYYDQMEKYDTYYNETENDLNRAVIFLQEEALSSDEENKNEINKVTLLTIHSAKGLENKVVFIVGLNKDVFPSKMSFLSIENLEEERRAFYVAITRAQERLFISYVSGEYSYISNGELGPSRFIQELNPELYEIEKSIYFHSNTDVSSTYKGKANLELKPDKLEAGVVKGDKIKHMIFGDGLVIKIIDRYISVAFTDPKQGVKMIPINSASWEKIE, from the coding sequence ATGATAAAAGAACTATTAAAAGAATTAAATGATGAGCAACTTGATTCAGTAATTACTACTGATGTGCCTGTAAGAATAATAGCGGGAGCTGGAAGTGGTAAAACGAGAGTTATAACAACGAAAATAGCATATCTAATTGAAAAAGAAGGAATTTACCCATCAAAGATATTAGCAGTTACTTTTACAAATAAAGCAGCTCAGGAAATGAAAGATAGAGTTAGTAAAATAATTCCAAATTTAGATAGAAGTCCTTTGATTACAACATTTCACTCTTTTTGTGTTAGAGTGCTTAGAGAAGATTGTGAAGATATTGGTATATCAAAGGATTTCACTATTATTGATGCTTCAGATCAAGCAAAAATAATTAGAGATATAATTAAAAAACTCGATATTAGTACAGAAAAAAATAGGCCAGAAAGAAAAATTCTATCTAAAATTAGTAATTGAAAGTCTAAACAGATTGATTGAAATGAAGCATATGAAGAAACTTTTAATTTTGAAGAAAAGAAATGAGCAAAAGCTTATAGAGATTATCAACAATATTTATATGAAAAAAATTATTTGGACTTTGACGACTTAATTTTGAAAGTTCATAAACTATTCAACGATAATATAAATATAATAGAAAAATGAAGAAATAGATTTGACTATATAATGGTGGATGAGTTTCAAGATACAAATTACATACAATTTGATTTAGTAAAATGATTAACAGGCAAAAAAAATAATTTGACTGTTGTTGGAGACCCAGATCAAACTATTTATTCATGAAGAGGTGCAAAGGTAAATATTATTCTTAATTTTAGAAATGAGTTTTCAAACTCTCGTACAATAATTCTAAATGAAAATTATAGATCAACAAAACCAATTTTGGATATTGCAAATAACTTTATTGATAATAATAAAAATAGAGAGAAGAAGGATATTTTTACTCAAAAAAAAGAGGGGGAAATAGTTCAAGTCAAAGAAGTAGCTTCAAGAAACTTTGAAGCAAAATTTGTATCTAAAAAAATAAAGGAACTTGTTCAGGAAAATAATTATAAGTATTCAGATATTTTTGTTCTCTATCGAACAAATGCATGGTCCCAGGAATTTGAAAAGGAATTTCAAAATCAAAAAATTCCTTTTCAGCTAATTGGAGGGTTTAAATTTAGAGATAGAAAAGTAATTAAAGATGTAACTGCTCTACTACGAGCAGTTGTATTTAAAGATGATTTATCTATGGAAAGAGTTTTTACATTTACTCCTAAAGTCGGAGCTGTAACAGCTTCAAAATTAAAAGTAGCATCAGAACAATTAAATTTAAATTTATTTGATTTATTAACAACAAAAAGTCAAGAAGTTAATCAAATATCCAAAAATTTAAATGATCTTATAGAATGCTTAAAAAACGCAAGAAAAATATTTGAAGAAAATAAAAGTATATTAAAATTAACAGAAACTTTAATTAAAGAATCTGGTTATAGAGACCGTCTAGATTTAAAAGATAAAGAAGATATTGAAGCATTGCAAAATTTAGAAGCATATTATGATCAAATGGAAAAATATGACACTTATTATAATGAAACTGAAAATGACTTAAATAGAGCAGTTATCTTTTTACAAGAAGAGGCTTTGTCAAGTGATGAAGAAAATAAAAATGAGATAAATAAGGTTACTCTATTAACAATTCACTCGGCAAAAGGATTAGAAAATAAGGTTGTATTTATTGTGGGTCTAAACAAAGATGTATTCCCCTCAAAAATGAGCTTTTTATCAATTGAAAATTTAGAAGAAGAAAGAAGAGCATTTTATGTTGCAATTACAAGAGCTCAAGAAAGACTTTTTATATCTTACGTTTCAGGAGAATATTCTTATATATCTAATGGTGAATTAGGACCTTCTAGATTTATTCAAGAGCTTAATCCTGAATTATATGAAATAGAAAAAAGCATTTATTTTCACTCTAATACTGATGTCTCAAGTACTTATAAAGGAAAAGCAAATTTAGAACTAAAACCTGATAAACTGGAGGCTGGCGTAGTTAAAGGCGATAAAATAAAACATATGATTTTTGGAGATGGTCTAGTTATTAAGATTATTGATAGATATATTTCGGTGGCTTTTACAGATCCAAAACAGGGTGTTAAAATGATACCAATAAACTCTGCTTCATGAGAAAAAATAGAATAG